One Deltaproteobacteria bacterium DNA window includes the following coding sequences:
- a CDS encoding DUF3147 family protein, producing the protein MQMIVKIVISVAVILAATAIGKRLPSTAGLIGVMPLTGALILVWVYLENRGDPHAMQDFAKGALWGILPSILFFIVAFFCFRKHLPLSIVLISSFGAWLAGAVVHQWLLK; encoded by the coding sequence ATGCAGATGATCGTCAAAATTGTGATCAGCGTAGCCGTTATCCTTGCGGCCACGGCAATCGGAAAGCGGCTGCCGTCTACGGCCGGTCTAATCGGGGTCATGCCGCTTACCGGCGCACTTATCCTGGTGTGGGTGTATTTGGAAAACAGGGGGGATCCTCACGCCATGCAGGATTTCGCCAAAGGCGCCCTCTGGGGAATCCTGCCCAGCATCCTTTTCTTTATCGTGGCATTCTTCTGCTTCAGAAAGCATCTTCCATTGTCTATCGTTCTCATCTCAAGTTTTGGAGCATGGCTGGCTGGAGCAGTGGTTCATCAATGGCTTTTGAAATGA
- a CDS encoding MFS transporter produces the protein MQQSNRKAIFSWAMYDWANSAFATTVMAGFFPVFFKQFWSVGADTTLSTARLGLANSLAGIAVALCAPALGAIADKGSSRKKFLLFFAFMGVVMTLALYTVSRGNWPAAVIFYVFATIGFAGGNIFYDALIMAVAPERKMDVVSALGFSLGYLGGGVLFALNVWMTLSPGTFGFSGPGEAVQFSFLTVGIWWAVFSIPLFLFVREPPTTKPASGVNMVRGGFSELKNTFQKIRRLKTIFLFLLAYWLYIDGVDTIIRMAVDYGISIGLETNDLIVALLITQFVGFPSAIGFGFLGDRIGAKQAIFAAIAVYLFITLWAPFMNTSREFYIMAMAVGLVQGGIQALSRSFYAKIIPAEKSAEYFGFYNMMGKFSAIIGPGFMGGVGLAVRSMGYSSNMASRISITAVSFFFLAGGILLLFVNQEKGRQELQNISGPEA, from the coding sequence ATGCAACAGTCTAACAGAAAAGCCATCTTCAGCTGGGCCATGTATGACTGGGCCAATTCGGCCTTTGCCACTACGGTGATGGCCGGATTTTTTCCTGTATTCTTCAAACAGTTCTGGAGCGTCGGGGCAGACACCACCCTGAGCACCGCCCGGTTGGGGCTGGCCAACTCCTTGGCGGGAATCGCCGTGGCCCTCTGCGCCCCTGCACTGGGCGCCATTGCCGACAAGGGGTCCTCAAGAAAGAAATTTCTCCTCTTTTTTGCATTCATGGGCGTCGTCATGACGCTGGCCCTGTACACGGTGTCCAGGGGGAATTGGCCGGCGGCCGTCATTTTCTACGTCTTCGCAACCATCGGGTTCGCCGGGGGTAATATTTTCTATGATGCCCTGATCATGGCCGTCGCGCCCGAGAGGAAGATGGATGTGGTCTCCGCCCTCGGGTTTTCTCTCGGATATCTGGGCGGCGGCGTCCTTTTCGCCCTGAACGTCTGGATGACCCTGAGCCCTGGGACCTTCGGTTTTTCCGGACCGGGTGAGGCCGTGCAGTTTTCCTTCCTCACCGTGGGAATCTGGTGGGCCGTATTTTCAATACCGCTGTTTCTCTTTGTCCGAGAACCCCCTACAACGAAACCGGCATCCGGTGTTAATATGGTGCGGGGAGGGTTCAGTGAGCTGAAGAATACCTTTCAAAAAATCCGCCGCCTCAAGACCATCTTCCTCTTCCTCCTGGCCTACTGGCTCTACATCGACGGCGTGGATACAATCATCCGAATGGCCGTGGATTACGGTATCTCCATCGGTCTTGAAACCAATGACCTGATCGTCGCCCTCCTCATCACGCAATTCGTGGGATTCCCCTCTGCCATCGGATTCGGATTCCTGGGTGACCGGATCGGGGCCAAGCAGGCCATCTTCGCGGCCATTGCGGTTTATCTCTTCATTACGCTCTGGGCGCCCTTCATGAACACCAGCAGGGAATTTTATATTATGGCCATGGCCGTCGGGCTGGTCCAGGGCGGCATCCAGGCCTTGAGCCGCTCCTTTTATGCGAAAATCATTCCTGCCGAAAAATCAGCTGAATATTTCGGGTTCTACAATATGATGGGGAAATTCTCCGCAATCATCGGTCCGGGGTTCATGGGCGGGGTCGGTCTTGCGGTCCGATCCATGGGATATTCCAGCAATATGGCGTCGAGGATCAGCATCACGGCGGTCTCCTTTTTTTTCCTGGCCGGGGGCATCCTCCTTCTTTTTGTCAATCAGGAAAAAGGGAGGCAGGAGCTTCAGAATATCTCAGGCCCGGAAGCGTGA